One region of Alosa sapidissima isolate fAloSap1 chromosome 1, fAloSap1.pri, whole genome shotgun sequence genomic DNA includes:
- the LOC121720398 gene encoding 5-beta-cholestane-3-alpha,7-alpha-diol 12-alpha-hydroxylase-like → MGFILPVLFALLLSVLGGLYLLGAFRRHRPGEPPLDKGPLPWLGHVLEFRRDTAKFLERMKGKHGDIFTVLLGGFYFTFIMDPLSFGSVVKEARAKLDFNKFAKHLVQRVFGYYSLEGDHKFLQMYSNKHLMGDGLVVMTQAMMSNLQNLMLHSFGSGDDQNGWQDDGLFKYSYNIVFRAGYLALFGNKTPTQPEGLEKAKEADRLESDELFYEFRKYDQLFPNLAYGVLGPNEKMEAERLKRLFWNMLSVQKVSTRDNISGWVLDQQQVRAERGMEESMQDRFMFLLLWASQGNTGPSAFWLLLFLMKHPEAMKAVRAEVEQVLRETGQEVKRGGPLIDLTRDMLLKTPVLDSTVEETLRLTAAPVLTRAVLQDMALKMADGREYSIRKGDRVALFPYTAVHMDPEVHPDPATFKYDRFLTSDGVRKTDFYKNGRKVKYYTMPWGAGVTMCPGRFFATNELKQFIFLMLSYFDFELKDPDEKMPDIDVRRWGFGSMQPTRDISFRYRLKF, encoded by the coding sequence ATGGGCTTCATTCTGCCAGTTTTGTTTGCTCTGCTACTCTCTGTTCTAGGTGGATTATACCTCCTGGGAGCTTTCCGCCGACATCGTCCCGGTGAGCCTCCCCTCGATAAAGGCCCTCTGCCATGGCTGGGACATGTTCTTGAATTCAGGAGAGATACCGCAAAGTTTTTAGAGCGCATGAAAGGAAAACATGGAGATATCTTTACAGTGCTGCTTGGTGGGTTTTATTTCACATTCATCATGGACCCTTTGTCATTTGGATCAGTGGTGAAGGAGGCCAGAGCCAAACTGGATTTCAATAAGTTTGCCAAACATCTTGTCCAAAGAGTTTTTGGATATTATTCCCTTGAAGGTGATCACAAGTTCCTTCAAATGTACAGCAACAAGCATCTTATGGGTGACGGGCTAGTTGTGATGACCCAGGCCATGATGAGCAACCTTCAGAATCTCATGCTGCACAGTTTTGGTTCAGGAGACGATCAAAATGGCTGGCAGGATGATGGACTTTTCAAATACAGTTATAACATTGTTTTTCGAGCTGGATATCTGGCATTGTTTGGTAATAAGACACCCACACAGCCAGAGGGGCTGGAGAAAGCCAAGGAGGCAGATCGTCTTGAATCAGATGAACTGTTCTATGAGTTCCGTAAGTATGACCAACTGTTCCCTAATCTGGCATATGGCGTCCTTGGCCCAAATGAGAAGATGGAGGCAGAGCGTCTGAAGAGACTATTCTGGAATATGCTGTCAGTACAGAAAGTGAGTACCAGAGACAACATCAGTGGTTGGGTCCTGGACCAGCAGCAAGTAAGAGCTGAACGTGGAATGGAAGAAAGCATGCAAGACCGATTTATGTTCCTGCTTCTTTGGGCGTCACAGGGAAACACTGGCCCCTCTGCCTTCTGGCTGCTCCTCTTTCTCATGAAGCATCCTGAAGCCATGAAGGCGGTGCGAGCTGAGGTGGAGCAGGTACTGCGGGAGACAGGACAGGAAGTGAAGCGTGGAGGACCCCTCATTGACCTGACCAGGGACATGCTCCTGAAGACGCCGGTCCTAGACAGCACTGTGGAGGAGACCTTGCGTTTAACAGCTGCACCTGTCCTAACCCGCGCTGTACTGCAAGACATGGCCTTGAAGATGGCTGATGGTCGTGAGTATAGCATCCGGAAGGGAGACAGAGTGGCTCTTTTCCCCTATACAGCTGTGCATATGGATCCAGAGGTTCACCCTGATCCAGCTACTTTCAAATATGACCGTTTCCTGACTTCAGATGGTGTGAGAAAGACAGATTTCTACAAAAATGGCAGAAAGGTGAAATACTACACCATGCCCTGGGGAGCTGGTGTCACCATGTGTCCAGGGCGCTTTTTTGCCACCAATGAGCTGAAGCAGTTTATCTTCCTCATGCTCTCATATTTTGACTTTGAGTTGAAAGACCCTGATGAGAAGATGCCTGATATTGATGTAAGGCGCTGGGGCTTTGGATCAATGCAGCCCACCCGAGACATTTCTTTCAGATACAGGCTGAAATTCTGA